In one window of Rathayibacter caricis DSM 15933 DNA:
- a CDS encoding MBL fold metallo-hydrolase: MPEREPALRVFACGDTTFPLSRVFRGEGLPRRTFPSAVFLYTHPSGRRVLVDTGYPPSFAGTGPVGALYRRILPARVTPAETVDARLRSEGLEPGDIEFVVLTHLHPDHVGGLRHFPDATLVLSRGQLQRIERSRVTDGVFAGLIPPWFADSDRLVVDEQPVSAVAGVSGFDLFGDGRCVVTPLPGHALGHLGVLVEGRFLIAGDAAWGREFLEWSDRLRPLPRLISDDPAAHHRTSEQLLRLEASGITLCFSHDAYPSRVLLD, from the coding sequence GTGCCTGAGCGCGAGCCCGCCCTGCGCGTCTTCGCGTGCGGAGACACCACCTTCCCGCTCTCGCGCGTGTTCCGCGGCGAGGGCCTCCCCCGCCGCACCTTCCCCTCGGCGGTCTTCCTCTACACGCACCCCAGCGGCCGCCGCGTGCTCGTCGACACCGGCTACCCGCCGTCCTTCGCGGGCACCGGCCCTGTCGGCGCCCTCTACCGGCGGATCCTGCCGGCGCGCGTCACTCCGGCCGAGACCGTCGACGCCCGGCTGCGCTCCGAGGGCCTCGAGCCCGGCGACATCGAGTTCGTCGTCCTCACGCACCTCCACCCCGATCACGTGGGCGGCCTCCGACACTTCCCCGACGCGACCCTCGTGCTCTCGCGCGGCCAGCTGCAGAGGATCGAGCGGAGCCGCGTCACCGACGGAGTCTTCGCGGGCTTGATCCCGCCGTGGTTCGCCGACTCGGACCGCCTCGTCGTCGACGAGCAGCCGGTGAGCGCGGTCGCCGGGGTGAGCGGCTTCGACCTCTTCGGCGACGGCCGCTGCGTCGTCACCCCGCTGCCCGGGCACGCCCTCGGCCACCTGGGCGTCCTCGTGGAAGGCCGGTTCCTGATCGCCGGCGACGCCGCCTGGGGCCGCGAGTTCCTGGAGTGGTCCGACCGCCTGCGCCCGCTCCCCCGCCTCATCAGCGACGACCCGGCGGCGCACCACCGCACCTCCGAGCAGCTGCTGCGCCTCGAGGCCTCCGGCATCACCCTCTGCTTCAGCCACGACGCCTACCCGTCCCGGGTGCTCCTCGACTGA
- a CDS encoding NAD-dependent epimerase/dehydratase family protein gives MYAEPRTPRRVLVTGATGFLGGHAVREFLAEGDEVVAAGRSLPALERLAAEGAETIAADLADLATLPVRADVLVHSAALSSPWGRWSEFREANVDGTEAMIGLAERVGIPRIVFVSSPSIYSARRHQHLVREDEFDPASRMSLYIRSKIEAERLLQRALAEGRIRELVILRPRGLIGVGDPSLIPRFVAANRRRGIPLFDGGRNVVDVTCVENAARALVLAAGTEHADGSVYNITNGEPTPFGELLRAFFAAMGEEPRFLTVDLRLLTAVAEVLERVYARLPGGAEPPFTRYTVATLAYAQTLDISRARAELGYEPVVPLAEGIRRVGEHYRAASRA, from the coding sequence GTGTACGCCGAGCCGCGGACGCCCCGCCGCGTCCTCGTCACCGGCGCCACGGGCTTCCTCGGCGGCCACGCCGTGCGCGAGTTCCTCGCCGAGGGCGACGAGGTCGTCGCCGCCGGCCGCAGCCTCCCCGCCCTCGAGCGTCTTGCAGCCGAGGGCGCCGAGACGATCGCCGCCGATCTGGCCGACCTCGCCACCCTGCCCGTGCGCGCCGACGTGCTCGTCCACTCCGCCGCCCTGTCGAGCCCGTGGGGCCGGTGGAGCGAGTTCCGCGAGGCGAACGTCGACGGCACGGAGGCCATGATCGGCCTCGCCGAGCGCGTCGGCATCCCGCGCATCGTCTTCGTCTCCTCGCCCAGCATCTACTCGGCCCGCCGCCACCAGCACCTGGTGCGGGAGGACGAGTTCGATCCCGCGAGCCGGATGAGCCTCTACATCCGCAGCAAGATCGAGGCGGAGCGCCTTCTGCAGCGGGCGCTCGCCGAGGGACGGATCCGCGAGCTCGTGATCCTGCGCCCCCGCGGCCTCATCGGAGTCGGCGATCCGAGCCTGATCCCCCGCTTCGTGGCCGCGAACCGGCGCCGCGGCATCCCGCTCTTCGACGGCGGGCGCAACGTCGTCGACGTGACCTGCGTCGAGAACGCCGCCCGCGCACTGGTCCTCGCCGCCGGCACCGAGCACGCGGACGGCAGCGTCTACAACATCACCAACGGCGAGCCGACCCCGTTCGGCGAGCTCCTCCGCGCCTTCTTCGCCGCGATGGGCGAGGAGCCGCGCTTCCTCACCGTCGACCTGCGCCTCCTGACCGCAGTCGCCGAGGTGCTCGAGCGGGTCTACGCGCGGCTGCCCGGCGGGGCCGAGCCGCCCTTCACCCGCTACACCGTCGCGACCCTCGCCTACGCGCAGACCCTCGACATCTCGCGCGCCCGCGCCGAGCTGGGCTACGAGCCCGTCGTCCCGCTCGCCGAGGGCATCCGCCGCGTCGGCGAGCACTACCGGGCCGCGTCCCGTGCCTGA
- a CDS encoding glycosyltransferase family A protein: protein MSFWVVVPFFNEEKLLRGTLDALAAQSDQDFTLLLVDNGSADGSRAVIDAFTAERPERPVLTIGEAQKGTGAASDTGFRYAIAHGASVVARTDADSLPDARWVELLKADFRAGFRFVGGRVVPRTDEPEYRWYDGVIGTVLIRILERAPGIVYRRPGQRYRLFMIAGLNLAIDAALYLEVGGFPRSSIDDTDEDLELHLKVCRVIPGTQARLNRRAIVRCSIRKGKALGYLGILLWYWGRKKGLEVVDVR, encoded by the coding sequence GTGAGCTTCTGGGTCGTCGTGCCGTTCTTCAACGAGGAGAAGCTGCTCCGCGGCACCCTCGACGCCCTCGCGGCGCAGTCCGATCAGGACTTCACCCTCCTGCTCGTCGACAACGGCAGCGCCGACGGCTCGCGCGCGGTGATCGACGCGTTCACCGCCGAGCGCCCCGAGCGGCCGGTCCTCACGATCGGCGAGGCGCAGAAGGGCACGGGAGCCGCCTCCGACACCGGTTTCCGGTACGCGATCGCGCACGGGGCTTCCGTCGTCGCGCGCACGGACGCCGACTCGCTGCCGGACGCGCGCTGGGTGGAGCTCCTGAAGGCCGACTTCCGCGCCGGATTCCGCTTCGTCGGCGGCCGCGTCGTTCCGCGCACCGACGAGCCCGAGTACCGCTGGTACGACGGAGTGATCGGCACCGTGCTCATCCGGATCCTCGAGCGGGCACCGGGCATCGTCTACCGCCGCCCCGGCCAGCGCTACCGGTTGTTCATGATCGCCGGCCTGAACCTCGCCATCGACGCCGCGCTGTACCTCGAGGTCGGCGGCTTCCCGCGCTCGAGCATCGACGACACCGACGAGGACCTGGAGCTGCACCTCAAGGTCTGCCGGGTGATCCCGGGCACGCAGGCACGGCTGAACCGCCGCGCGATCGTCCGCTGCTCCATCCGCAAGGGCAAGGCGCTGGGCTACCTGGGGATCCTGCTCTGGTACTGGGGCCGCAAGAAGGGGCTGGAGGTCGTCGATGTCCGCTGA
- a CDS encoding glyceraldehyde-3-phosphate dehydrogenase: protein MNLTDHQLQAATWEDRQALAETMIPLIGDLYRRRRVVTSLHGTSLINRSTIELLKAHRFARHLDESELSLAETLPILRVLTRLELGAASIDVAQLAFLFRTREGSESLEEFLREQLAEVVGGVPRVAGGQGPRDVVLYGFGRIGRLVARLLIERGGQSSTLRLRAVVVRRGSADDLRKRASLLRRDSVHGPFAGTITVDEENDTILANGTLLKFLYSDDPASIDYRAHGIEDAIVVDNTGRWRDEAGLARHLESPGARQVLLTAPGKGALKNIVHGINHDAISADDRIVSAASCTTNAITPILKAVHDLVGVRSGHVETVHSFTNDQNLIDNFHAGDRRGRSAALNMVITETGAATAVAKALPEMEGRLTGSSIRVPTPDVSLAILNLRTERPITRDAINAHLRRASLDSPLRRQIDYLESPEIVSTDILGSRHAGVVDGLATIATEDGVVLYVWYDNEFGYSCQVVRVLETLAGGQAPSFPAVAPRRDLAPVPA, encoded by the coding sequence GTGAACCTGACCGATCACCAGCTGCAGGCCGCGACGTGGGAGGACCGTCAGGCGCTCGCCGAGACGATGATCCCGCTGATCGGCGATCTCTACCGCCGCCGCCGGGTGGTGACGTCGCTGCACGGGACGAGCCTGATCAACCGGTCGACGATCGAGCTGCTGAAGGCGCACCGCTTCGCCCGCCACCTGGACGAGTCGGAGCTGTCGCTGGCCGAGACCCTGCCGATCCTGCGGGTCCTGACGCGGCTCGAGCTGGGCGCGGCGTCGATCGACGTCGCGCAGCTCGCGTTCCTGTTCCGCACGCGGGAGGGGTCCGAGTCGCTGGAGGAGTTCCTCCGGGAGCAGCTCGCCGAGGTCGTGGGCGGGGTGCCGCGGGTCGCGGGCGGGCAGGGTCCGCGGGACGTGGTCCTGTACGGGTTCGGGCGGATCGGGCGCCTCGTGGCGCGACTCCTGATCGAGCGGGGCGGGCAGAGCTCGACCCTGCGGCTGCGCGCCGTGGTCGTGCGCCGCGGCTCGGCCGACGATCTGCGCAAGCGCGCGAGCCTGCTCCGGCGCGACTCGGTGCACGGCCCGTTCGCGGGCACGATCACGGTGGACGAGGAGAACGACACGATCCTCGCGAACGGGACGCTGCTGAAGTTCCTCTACTCCGACGACCCCGCGAGCATCGACTACCGCGCCCACGGGATCGAGGACGCGATCGTCGTGGACAACACGGGCCGCTGGCGCGACGAGGCGGGCCTGGCCCGGCACCTCGAATCGCCCGGTGCCCGGCAGGTGCTGCTGACCGCGCCGGGCAAGGGCGCGCTGAAGAACATCGTGCACGGCATCAATCACGACGCGATCAGCGCCGACGACCGGATCGTGTCGGCCGCGTCGTGCACGACGAACGCGATCACGCCGATCCTGAAGGCGGTGCACGACCTGGTCGGGGTGCGCAGCGGGCACGTCGAGACGGTGCACTCGTTCACCAACGACCAGAACCTGATCGACAACTTCCACGCCGGTGATCGCCGCGGCCGCTCGGCGGCGCTCAACATGGTGATCACCGAGACCGGAGCGGCGACCGCCGTCGCGAAGGCCCTGCCCGAGATGGAGGGACGGCTCACCGGCAGCTCGATCCGGGTTCCCACGCCCGACGTGTCGCTCGCGATCCTGAACCTGCGCACGGAGCGGCCGATCACGAGGGACGCGATCAACGCGCACCTGCGCCGCGCCTCCCTGGACTCGCCGCTGCGCCGGCAGATCGACTACCTCGAGTCGCCCGAGATCGTCTCCACCGACATCCTCGGCTCCCGTCATGCGGGCGTCGTCGACGGCCTCGCGACGATCGCCACCGAGGACGGCGTCGTGCTCTACGTCTGGTACGACAACGAGTTCGGCTACAGCTGCCAGGTCGTGCGCGTCCTCGAGACCCTGGCCGGCGGCCAGGCGCCGTCGTTCCCGGCCGTCGCGCCCAGGAGGGACCTCGCGCCGGTTCCGGCGTGA
- the arfB gene encoding alternative ribosome rescue aminoacyl-tRNA hydrolase ArfB — protein MDLEIGRGLTIPASELQWRFSRSSGPGGQHVNTSDSRVQLTWDVAGSAVLGEEQRARLLERLERRLVAGTVTVTVSEQRSQLRNREAALESLRGLVSAALAPPAAPRRPTRPTRGSARRHLAAKQQRSATKRQRRRPTDD, from the coding sequence ATGGATCTCGAGATCGGGCGCGGCCTGACGATCCCGGCGTCGGAGCTGCAGTGGCGCTTCTCGCGGTCGTCCGGGCCGGGCGGGCAGCACGTGAACACGTCCGACAGCCGCGTGCAGCTGACCTGGGACGTGGCGGGATCGGCGGTGCTCGGCGAGGAGCAGCGGGCGCGCCTCCTGGAGCGGCTGGAGCGGCGGCTGGTCGCGGGGACCGTGACCGTGACGGTGTCGGAGCAGCGGTCGCAGCTGCGGAACCGCGAGGCGGCACTCGAGTCGCTGCGCGGGCTGGTGAGCGCGGCGCTGGCGCCCCCGGCGGCTCCGCGGCGCCCGACCCGGCCGACCCGCGGATCGGCCCGGCGCCACCTGGCGGCGAAGCAGCAGCGGTCGGCGACGAAGCGGCAGCGGCGGCGTCCGACGGACGACTGA
- a CDS encoding LacI family DNA-binding transcriptional regulator codes for MQRVTLAHVAARAGVSPTAASLILNGKQNTGLSADTHKRVVEAASELNYRPNLMARGLRVERSATLGFVSDRIASSRYAGSMIRGALQTARSRDHTMFVTETDGDRGEQDRAIEALLDRQVDAIVLATVTGRVELPRQPLPVPLVLLNGTTGADEYAAVLPDEEGGARQAAQHLIGLGHRRVHVLGTSDPVHWTIPVRRRIESLHREFAEHGVDVVDVDLDEPVWDPDTGFDTATRAVRDHGPVTAVVALNDSLSAGAYEGFRAAGLDVPRDVSVVSFDDDEIVSFLRPRLTTVALPFEAMGRRAIELALGGAPEPREHLEPMTLRLRASTRPASA; via the coding sequence ATGCAGCGAGTCACGCTGGCCCACGTCGCCGCGCGCGCGGGCGTCTCGCCCACCGCGGCGTCCCTGATCCTCAACGGCAAGCAGAACACCGGGCTGAGTGCCGACACGCACAAGCGCGTCGTCGAGGCGGCGTCCGAGCTCAACTACCGGCCCAACCTGATGGCCCGCGGTCTGCGCGTCGAGAGGTCCGCGACGCTGGGCTTCGTCTCGGACCGCATCGCGTCGTCCCGGTACGCCGGATCGATGATCCGCGGCGCCCTGCAGACGGCCCGCTCGCGCGATCACACCATGTTCGTCACCGAGACCGACGGCGACCGCGGCGAGCAGGACCGCGCGATCGAGGCGCTGCTCGACCGGCAGGTCGACGCCATCGTGCTCGCGACCGTCACCGGGCGGGTGGAGCTTCCCCGGCAGCCGCTGCCGGTGCCGCTCGTCCTGCTGAACGGGACGACGGGAGCCGACGAGTACGCGGCCGTCCTCCCCGACGAGGAGGGCGGCGCCCGCCAGGCCGCGCAGCACCTGATCGGTCTGGGACACCGTCGGGTGCACGTCCTGGGCACCTCCGATCCCGTGCACTGGACGATCCCGGTGCGCCGCCGGATCGAGAGCCTCCACCGCGAGTTCGCCGAGCACGGCGTCGACGTGGTCGACGTGGACCTCGACGAGCCGGTGTGGGATCCGGACACCGGCTTCGACACGGCGACCCGCGCGGTGCGCGACCACGGTCCGGTCACGGCGGTCGTCGCGCTGAACGACTCCCTCTCCGCGGGCGCGTACGAGGGGTTCCGCGCAGCGGGCCTGGACGTCCCGCGGGACGTCTCCGTCGTCTCCTTCGACGACGACGAGATCGTGTCGTTCCTCCGCCCTCGGCTGACGACGGTCGCGCTGCCCTTCGAGGCCATGGGCCGGCGCGCGATCGAGCTCGCCCTCGGCGGTGCGCCGGAGCCGCGCGAGCACCTCGAACCGATGACCCTGCGGCTGCGCGCGTCCACGCGTCCGGCCTCCGCCTAG
- a CDS encoding ABC transporter substrate-binding protein has translation MDNSRALSGALPTRTGRPSTRSAGRSVAIAAAGSLLLALAGCAPGAGAGGSAGAGYDGDTLTFATSAVPPSLNPALGDPAYSLAYQWAYDPLVVLTGDGSYAPGLAEKWGYVGEGNTVYEITLRDGVVFSDGAVLDAEALKTYLDYARSQALGTPTTLLAAVDTVEVVDPLTVRLTLSRPDPGLTFAFAQPFGAGYVISPKAIEDPTSLDADTAGAGPYMLDEEQTVAGDHYTFVPNPEYWDAERQHWTSVTLRVIANSSSTIQAMQSGQVQAALGDATTLAAAEKAGLVVIDPPQALSGINLADRGGKLSEPLGDVRVRQALNMAVDRETIAQALYGSADLALSQYALDGQAGFDPELAEEYPYDPERAKELLAEAGYPDGFTLPVLTASLAGLDKLTQAVAGQLEEVGVTLELTTKATAPDYFTSMTSGEFPAAVIGYGLADMNSLYSGFVNPAGPFNWFQTVDPELDALYTEYRTADEATGDELQKQINRRLVEQAWTIPVVGAPLSYYTVQGLEGFDATSANGGVPLITDLRPAE, from the coding sequence ATGGACAACTCGCGCGCCCTCAGCGGTGCCCTTCCCACTCGCACCGGCCGCCCGAGCACCCGCTCGGCCGGTCGGTCGGTCGCGATCGCCGCGGCCGGATCGCTCCTGCTCGCGCTCGCCGGATGCGCCCCGGGCGCGGGTGCCGGCGGGAGCGCCGGCGCCGGCTACGACGGCGACACGCTCACCTTCGCGACGTCGGCCGTCCCGCCGTCGCTCAACCCCGCCCTCGGCGACCCCGCCTACTCGCTCGCCTACCAGTGGGCGTACGACCCGCTGGTCGTCCTCACGGGCGACGGCTCGTACGCGCCGGGTCTCGCCGAGAAGTGGGGCTACGTCGGCGAGGGCAACACCGTCTACGAGATCACCCTCCGCGACGGCGTCGTGTTCAGCGACGGAGCCGTCCTGGACGCCGAGGCGCTGAAGACCTACCTCGACTACGCGCGTTCGCAGGCCCTGGGCACGCCCACCACGCTGCTCGCGGCCGTCGACACCGTCGAGGTCGTCGATCCGCTCACGGTCCGCCTGACGCTGTCGCGCCCCGACCCCGGCCTCACCTTCGCGTTCGCGCAGCCGTTCGGCGCGGGCTACGTGATCAGCCCGAAGGCGATCGAGGACCCCACCTCGCTCGACGCCGACACCGCCGGAGCCGGGCCGTACATGCTCGACGAGGAGCAGACCGTCGCGGGCGACCACTACACGTTCGTGCCGAACCCCGAGTACTGGGACGCCGAGCGCCAGCACTGGACGAGCGTCACCCTCCGCGTGATCGCGAACTCCTCCTCCACCATCCAGGCCATGCAGTCCGGTCAGGTCCAGGCGGCGCTCGGCGACGCGACCACCCTGGCCGCCGCCGAGAAGGCGGGGCTCGTCGTCATCGATCCGCCCCAGGCCCTCAGCGGCATCAACCTCGCCGACCGCGGCGGGAAGCTGTCGGAACCGCTCGGCGACGTGCGCGTCCGCCAGGCCCTCAACATGGCGGTCGACCGCGAGACGATCGCCCAGGCGCTCTACGGATCAGCGGACCTCGCCCTCTCGCAGTACGCCCTCGACGGCCAGGCGGGCTTCGACCCCGAGCTGGCGGAGGAGTACCCCTACGACCCCGAGCGGGCGAAGGAGCTGCTCGCCGAGGCCGGCTACCCGGACGGCTTCACCCTGCCGGTGCTCACCGCGAGCCTCGCGGGGCTCGACAAGCTGACGCAGGCCGTCGCCGGCCAGCTCGAGGAGGTCGGAGTGACGCTCGAGCTGACGACGAAGGCCACCGCGCCCGACTACTTCACCTCGATGACCTCCGGCGAGTTCCCGGCCGCGGTCATCGGCTACGGACTGGCCGACATGAACTCGCTGTACTCCGGATTCGTGAACCCGGCGGGGCCCTTCAACTGGTTCCAGACGGTCGATCCGGAGCTCGACGCCCTCTACACCGAGTACCGCACCGCCGACGAGGCGACCGGCGACGAGCTGCAGAAGCAGATCAACCGCCGTCTCGTCGAGCAGGCGTGGACGATCCCGGTCGTCGGCGCGCCGCTGAGCTACTACACGGTGCAGGGTCTCGAGGGCTTCGACGCCACGTCGGCGAACGGCGGAGTCCCGCTGATCACCGACCTGCGCCCGGCCGAGTGA
- a CDS encoding ABC transporter permease, translating to MTLRRLALSIPLALVASMISFVLIPFLPGDAARALAGPTASAEQLAAIREELGLNLPLWEQYWNWLTAAVRGDLGTSLISRQPVTEILNSRLEPSLSLIIGATLVAAVVGVAMGVRAARRGVLGRVVDSTSLVALAIPDFWLGLVLVVVFAVQLGWLPPTGYVSLGTDPGLWLQSLVLPVVTLSLPALARVAKQTRDSMGTALDGTFVRTLRAAAIPEWSITYRHALRNAAVPILTVIGLVFVGALSGTVAVESIFAIPGLGSAAVQATSSRDLPLIQGVVVYFTVITIVVNLLVDLAYGYFNPRVRVK from the coding sequence TTGACCCTGCGCAGACTCGCGCTCTCGATCCCGCTGGCCCTGGTCGCGTCGATGATCTCGTTCGTCCTCATCCCCTTCCTCCCCGGGGACGCGGCCCGAGCGCTCGCCGGCCCCACCGCCTCCGCCGAGCAGCTCGCCGCGATCCGCGAGGAGCTGGGCCTGAACCTGCCCCTCTGGGAGCAGTACTGGAACTGGCTGACCGCCGCGGTCCGCGGTGATCTCGGGACCTCGCTGATCAGCCGTCAGCCGGTGACGGAGATCCTCAACTCCCGCCTCGAGCCGTCGCTGTCGCTCATCATCGGGGCCACTCTTGTGGCCGCGGTGGTGGGCGTGGCGATGGGGGTGCGCGCCGCCCGGCGCGGCGTCCTCGGCCGCGTCGTCGACTCCACCTCCCTCGTCGCCCTGGCGATCCCGGACTTCTGGCTGGGCCTCGTCCTGGTCGTGGTCTTCGCCGTCCAGCTGGGCTGGCTGCCGCCCACCGGGTACGTCTCGCTCGGCACCGATCCCGGGCTCTGGCTGCAGAGCCTGGTCCTCCCGGTGGTCACCCTGTCCCTCCCCGCGCTGGCGCGCGTCGCCAAGCAGACCCGCGACTCGATGGGCACCGCGCTCGACGGCACCTTCGTGCGCACCCTGCGGGCGGCCGCGATCCCGGAGTGGTCGATCACCTACCGCCACGCCCTCCGCAACGCCGCCGTCCCGATCCTGACCGTCATCGGACTGGTCTTCGTCGGAGCGCTGAGCGGGACCGTCGCCGTCGAGTCGATCTTCGCGATCCCGGGCCTGGGCAGCGCCGCCGTCCAGGCGACCTCGTCGCGGGACCTTCCCCTGATCCAGGGCGTCGTCGTCTACTTCACGGTCATCACGATCGTCGTCAACCTTCTCGTCGACCTGGCCTACGGCTACTTCAACCCCCGAGTGAGAGTGAAATGA
- a CDS encoding dipeptide/oligopeptide/nickel ABC transporter permease/ATP-binding protein — MTESTTAIAVGHAKASRSSWAARTWRDQPLGVVAAGYILLVAVLGALAPVIAPYPAGKQDLLATLSGPTAEHLLGTDTLGRDILSRLLHGTIPSLGYALIALAVFLLVGVPFGIVAGYVGGRIDGIISRVGEIALSIPVVIILLVVLAVFSSNPVAAMVTLGVLAAPGLVRVARGATLVVREEAFVTAATVSGVRPSRIMGTHVLRRVLGPLLVQASLFLGSALVVQAALAFLGLLSSGDDPTWGGMIGEASQVVSFTSWPLLPPGLAIILMVLAFGIVGDAVRDSTADESTPRVRRRTRAVSDGTATSASTSSLDDTSGDHLLEVHDLRVVLDGGVALVDGASFTVDRGEVVAVVGESGCGKSVTALAVLGLLPHGLEVESGSVVFDGVDLTRGGPSAYSALRGSGIGYVAQDALGSLDPTHSIGSHLREVITRHEKLASAATRARAQELLAQVRIPDPDRVLALYPHEISGGMAQRVNIALALAGRPRLIVADEPTTALDVTVQAEILRLLRDLQRESGMSVLIITHNWGVVADIADRAVVMYAGEVVERGTVHDVFDTPRFPYTAALLAADPSTAAPRERLTTIAGRVPAPGDRPVGCRFAGRCAFATRECTSAPIPLRRVDPGSVTRCIRVEQLVEQGALTR, encoded by the coding sequence ATGACCGAGTCCACGACCGCCATCGCCGTCGGCCACGCGAAGGCCTCCCGATCGAGCTGGGCGGCCAGGACCTGGCGCGACCAGCCGCTGGGAGTCGTCGCCGCCGGCTACATCCTGCTCGTTGCGGTCCTGGGGGCGCTCGCTCCCGTGATCGCGCCGTACCCCGCCGGGAAGCAGGACCTCCTCGCGACGCTCAGCGGCCCCACCGCCGAGCACCTGCTCGGCACCGACACCCTCGGCCGGGACATCCTCAGCCGGCTGCTCCACGGAACGATCCCGTCGCTGGGCTACGCCCTGATCGCGCTGGCCGTGTTCCTGCTCGTGGGCGTCCCGTTCGGGATCGTCGCGGGGTACGTCGGCGGGCGCATCGACGGGATCATCAGCCGCGTGGGCGAGATCGCGCTGTCGATCCCGGTCGTCATCATCCTGCTCGTGGTGCTCGCGGTCTTCTCCTCCAACCCGGTCGCCGCCATGGTGACGCTCGGCGTCCTCGCGGCACCGGGGCTCGTCCGCGTCGCCCGCGGAGCGACCCTGGTGGTGCGCGAGGAGGCCTTCGTCACCGCGGCGACGGTCTCGGGCGTGCGTCCCTCGAGGATCATGGGCACGCACGTGCTGCGGCGGGTCCTCGGCCCGCTCCTGGTGCAGGCGTCGCTGTTCCTCGGCTCGGCCCTGGTCGTCCAGGCCGCGCTCGCCTTCCTCGGCCTGCTCTCCTCCGGAGACGATCCGACCTGGGGAGGGATGATCGGCGAGGCGTCTCAGGTCGTCTCGTTCACGTCGTGGCCGCTGCTCCCGCCCGGCCTCGCGATCATCCTGATGGTCCTCGCGTTCGGCATCGTCGGAGACGCGGTGCGCGACTCCACGGCCGACGAGAGCACTCCGCGCGTCCGGCGGCGGACGCGGGCGGTCTCCGACGGCACCGCGACATCCGCGTCGACCTCCTCGCTCGACGACACCTCCGGCGACCACCTGCTCGAGGTGCACGACCTCCGCGTCGTCCTCGACGGCGGAGTGGCACTCGTCGACGGGGCCTCGTTCACCGTCGACCGCGGAGAGGTCGTCGCGGTCGTGGGGGAGTCGGGCTGCGGCAAGTCGGTCACCGCTCTGGCGGTCCTGGGCCTGCTCCCGCACGGGCTGGAGGTCGAGAGCGGCAGCGTCGTCTTCGACGGAGTCGACCTGACCCGGGGCGGCCCCTCCGCCTACTCCGCCCTCCGCGGCAGCGGGATCGGCTACGTCGCGCAGGACGCCCTCGGCAGCCTCGATCCGACGCACTCGATCGGCAGCCACCTCCGCGAGGTGATCACCCGGCACGAGAAGCTCGCGTCGGCCGCGACCCGCGCTCGGGCGCAGGAGCTGCTCGCGCAGGTCCGCATCCCCGATCCCGACCGCGTCCTCGCCCTCTACCCGCACGAGATCTCGGGAGGCATGGCGCAACGGGTCAACATCGCTCTCGCCCTCGCCGGTCGACCGCGCCTCATCGTCGCCGACGAGCCCACCACCGCCCTCGACGTCACCGTCCAGGCCGAGATCCTGCGGCTGCTGCGCGACCTCCAGCGCGAGAGCGGGATGAGCGTCCTGATCATCACGCACAACTGGGGGGTCGTCGCCGACATCGCCGACCGCGCCGTCGTCATGTACGCGGGCGAGGTCGTCGAGCGCGGGACCGTCCACGACGTGTTCGACACCCCGCGCTTCCCGTACACCGCGGCCCTCCTCGCCGCCGACCCGAGCACGGCGGCTCCGAGAGAGCGGCTGACCACGATCGCCGGGCGCGTCCCCGCGCCGGGCGACCGCCCGGTGGGCTGCCGGTTCGCCGGCCGCTGCGCCTTCGCCACCCGGGAGTGCACGAGCGCTCCGATCCCGCTGCGGCGGGTCGACCCGGGATCCGTCACCCGCTGCATCCGCGTGGAGCAGCTGGTCGAGCAGGGAGCCCTGACCCGATGA